GTTGTAGGCACAGTGATTCCTAGTATCGATCATGTTGGGCGCCACTATCCATTTACGCTAGCTGGATTGCACAATCAATCTGCTTTAAGAGGATGGCAAGAAAATCAGTGGGTTGATGTTTTTGAAAAACATATATTGCAAGTTCTTGAAGATGAAACTGTTCTAGAGCATTGGCTCGAAACTATCACTAAAGAGCCTCTTTCTGTTGCTGCTAATAACGACAGATTTGTCGAAAATGAATCTCTAGACCGAAACAAGAAGGCATGGGTATTTCAGGGGGATAACTCCCCTGATGTACTGTTATTACTGGATCAGCAATATCGAAAGCGCTTTGATTGTTACAGTATATGGTGGACTGAAGGATCTGATGAAGTAGGGCCATGTACTATCATCACAGAAGGCTTACCGCAAATAAGTCAATTTATCTCTATGTTAAATGGTCAATGGGGACAACGTGGTTGGAATACTGCGGAGCTTATTAAGGATCAAACTTCATGCACTTAAGTCACGCATTAACTCATAGAGGAACCGTTAGAGAAATTAATGAAGATGCTTACCTTGAGTTACCACATTTAGGTGTCTGGGTCGTTGCTGATGGAATGGGTGGACATGCCGCCGGAGATGTCGCCAGTCAGTTAGTTATCGACGGCATCCAGCAGGCTGTTGAGCACCTTGAAGCAGAAACAATTACTTTAGAGGTGTTAAAAAAATCACTGATTGATAGTAATCGTATATTACAGCGAATGAGTGAACATGATTTTGATGGCAAGGTAGCTGGCACCACAGTCGTTGTGCTGTGGCTATATCAAGATAAATATCATTTGCTATGGGTTGGCGATAGTCGGATTTATTTGATGCGTGATCAGCAAATGAAGCAAATGACTAAAGATCATAGTCAAGTGAATGACATGATTGATGAAGGGCTTCTTTCTCCTGAAGAGGCGGAGACACACCCTTTAGCTAATGTGATCACGCGAGCGGTAGGTGTTGATACTCAATTGGACATAGACTACCGAACCGATAAGGTAAAAGATGGTGATGTTTTTTTACTCTGTAGCGATGGTTTAAACAAAGAACTAAATGATATTGAGATTGAGAGAACAATAAAATCTGGAAATATTATTGATTCAGGATTAGCACTACTTCACGCTTCATTGGTCAGAAATGCAAGAGATAATGTTACGTGTATTTTAGTCAAGAACTCACATAAGAACATTAATATTATCGATGATAGCGATAAAACCATACCGATATTTAGTCACATTTAATAAGTTGTCCTTATAATAGAGAATATAAATGGGTTGTAACGTTAATATTTATTATAAGTGTTATTGTTTTTTGTATGGACAACATTACTTATGATGTAATTCTTTTGGGTGTAATTATTTCGAATGTAATTACATAGGATGTTTTTTGTTTTCTTTATTATCCATTGTGATTAGGTGTGGGCAATATATCTTATTTTAGTTCTATTAAAGAATATTAAGTATTGTTTTTGAAGTTCTATACTTTTATTATTGCACATTAAATCATTTTTATTCAGGGATTGAATTAGATTGAGTAAGCTAAAGAATTTAACTATCGATGAATTAATTCTTCCCATTACCATAGATGCGGAATCTGGAGTTGATCCTCGCGAAGATATTAGTCCAACCTCAACGTATTATTTACTTAAGGACGTGCGCAATATTGCACGCTCTAAAGAACGAAAAGCGTTAACCGATGAAGAAGATGTGTTATCCGTCTCGGTTGAATGGCGACCGATATTTGAGCAAGTTCCGAATATTTTAAAACAACAATCAAAAGATATCGAATATGTTGCTTGGTTTATCGAGGCGGCATGTCGATTACATGGGTTCAAAGGGTTGTATTTTGGTTTTACCCTAGCAGCAGAATTAATCGAGCGCTATTGGGACACGCTTTATCCCACACCAGAGCCAAATGATTTAGCGGAGCGAATTGCACCGCTGATTGGGTTGAATGGAATCGAAAGTGAAGGTTCCCTAATTCATCCAATAAGAACGATCCCTATCACCGATGGCGGAATTGTTTACTCGACTTGGCAATATGAACAGGCGCTAGATACAAGTCGCTTAGATAAAGATAAGCAAGAAAAGCGCTTCGATTCTGGTTCAGTCTCACTTGAAGACGTCGAGCAGAGCATCAAGGAAACCTCCGACAGTTTCTTTATCGAGCTTGATCGCGATGTACAAAATGCTATGAGTGCATTTAGCCGTTTGTCTGCTTCAATGGATGACGCGATGAGCGGTGATCCACAACCGACGAGTTATATTCGCAAAGCGTTAGAAGCCTGTGCACTGCAAATTAGTTCAATTACAGCACCAATAATTGCAAAGAATAAAGCTAACTTAGCGCAAGAACAACAGATTGACGAACAGCAAGACGGTGATACTACTGCTCATCATTCAACGCCTTCAGGTGTTGAAGGACAACTTAATTCTAGGGCACAAGCTATTAGTCATCTTGAGACGATAGCGGACTTTTTTCGACGTACTGAGCCACATTCGCCAATGTCTTATGCTATTGAGCAAGTCATACGCTGGAGTGACCTAAGTTTGCCCGAGTTATTACAAGAATTAATCCAAGATGGTGAAGCAAGAAATGGCTTTTTCAAGTTATCTGGAATAAAAACGGAAGAATGATCTGTAGTTGATTACTCAACATATTATTGAAAGGAGTTCATATGAGTGTACATGATAAATTAAAGCGAGTAAGAAAACCCCGTGTCCATATTACCTATGATGTCGAAACCGAAGGTGCTGTAGTAAAAAAAGAGCTGCCTTTTGTTATTGGTGTTACGGGTGATTTTGCTGGTCACAACACCGCAGATTTAAAGCCATTAAAAGACCGCCGTTTTGTACAAATTGACCGTGATAACTTTAATGATGTGTTAAAGCGTATGAGCCCTAAGTTAAATATTTTAGTGCCTAATACTCTTGCCGGCGATGATTCTGAAATGAATGTAGCATTAGAGTTTAATAGCATTGAAGACTTTGAACCTGCTGCCATTGTTAATCAGGTTGAACCATTAAGAAAATTAATGGAAACCCGTAACAAACTTCGTGATTTGATGACAAAAGTTGATCGCTCTGAGAATCTCGAAAATATCTTAGAAGAAGTGTTAAATAACACTACCAGCCTAGACAAGTTGGCTGGTGAACTTAACCTCAAAGGAGCGGAATAATGAGCATGGAAGCCGCGTCATTAGATGCTGTATCTGAAGAGCAAGCACAGAGTGTTTCTATTTTAGAGCAAGCTATCGTTGCTACAAAGCAAACCGATTCTTCTCGTGCAGAAGAATTAATTCGTTCGTTAACCGAAGAAGCCCTTAAAGGTACTGTTCAGTGGGATAAAAACCTCACTGTGACATTCAATAAGGCTATTAATCGTTTAGATGACGTTATCTCTAAACAATTAGCTTCAATTATGCACAATGAAGAACTGCAAAAACTTGAAGGTAGCTGGCGTGGTTTGCACCATACCGTTAAAAACTCTGAAACCAACGAAACACTTAAAATTCGTGTAATGAGTTTGTCTAAAAAAGAACTGCATAAAGATTTAAGTAAAGCGGTTGAGTTTGATCAGAGCCAAATGTTTAAAAAGATCTATGAATCAGAGTTTGGTACTCCGGGTGGCGAACCTTATGGTTGTTTAGTGGGTGATTATGAATTTACTAATCATCCAGAAGATGTTGAATCATTGTCATTAATGTCTAATGTTGCCGCTGCTGGTTTCTGTCCATTTATTTCGGCTGCAGGTTCATCTTTATTTGGTTTTGATGAGTGGACTGAACTGAGCAAACCTCGCGATCTTGAAAAGGTATTTGAATCTCTAGAATACACTCAGTGGCGCTCTTTCCGCGACAGTGATGATTCTCGCTTCGTGACTCTAACTATGCCTCGAGTGCTGGCTCGCCTTCCTTATGGCTCAGCGACCAAGCCTGTAGAAGAGTTTTGCTATGAAGAGTTTGAAATAGACTCAGAAAGTGGCCGTTCTAAAGTGGCTGATCATAATGATTATTGTTGGATGAATGCGGCTTACGTTATGGCTACCAATATGGGCCAAGCATTCAGTAAATATGGCTTCTGTACTGCTATTCGCGGCGCCGAGGGCGGTGGTAAGGTTGAAGGCTTGCCTGCACATGTCTTTACCAGTGATGACGGTGATCCAGATTTAAAGTGTCCAACGGAAATTGGTATTACTGATCGCCGTGAAGCAGAGTTAAGTAAATTAGGTTTCTTACCTCTTTGTCATTATAAGCATACTGACTATGCCGTGTTCTTTGGTTCTCAGTCATGTCAAAAACCAAAAATAATGACAAGCCATGATGCTACCGCTAATGCTGCAATTTCAGCACGTTTACCTTACTTAATGGCAACGTCTCGTTTTGCTCATTACCTTAAAGTGATGGCCCGCGACAAAATTGGTAGCTTCATGGAAGCAGAAGATGTTGAGTCTTGGTTAAATCGCTGGATTTTATCTTTTGTTAATGCATCTGAAGGTGGCGGACAAGACATTCGCGCTAAGTATCCCTTGGCTGACGCTAAAGTTGTGGTGAAAGAGATCCCTGGTCAACCGGGCTCATACAATGCCGTTGCCTGGTTACGTCCTTGGTTGCAGATGGAAGAGCTTACCGCGTCTTTACGTTTAGTCGCAAAAATCCCTAAAGTAGGATAATCACCCGCTAACGCAGTGACCCTCATTTGTTTTCAAGGATAGAAACAAACGATGCCTCAAGAAACCATTTCATTTGTAACAAGTGAAATTTTCAAAGAAGATACTGGAATTAAAAAGCCAGTATCTTCAACGACAAAGGCACTAAAAAAATAAACACTTAGTCGAACGATTCTTACGAGAGTCGGATTCGACTAGGTCGTTATTGCTCTGGTTAGAAAACTCGAGCCATTCGCTGACTCAATTTGATAAAACCTCCGTATTACCTTTTCTGCTTAAGGCTATTGATCGTATCGATAGACAGCTAGAACAACAACTCAATGCCATCATTCATCACAATGCTTTTCAAGCTTTAGAGGCTAGTTGGCGTGGGGTATTGTATTTAGTTCAACAGCAAGATTTACATGACAAAGACCAGAAAGTAAAAGTTAAAATGCTCGATTGTTGTTGGACAACACTGTCTAAAGACATTAATCGGGCGATTGAATTTGATCAAAGTGATTTTTTTAAACTGATTTATAACAACGAATATGACATGTCTGGTGGCGAGCCCTTCGGCACGTTAATTGGTGATTATCAAATCACCCATAAGAACCGCCCAGGTGTGTCCACCAACGACATTGATATTTTAAAAGAAATTTCGCGTACTGCTGCGGCCGCATTTGCGCCATTTATCACTTCTGCCAGTCCTTCATTATTTGGTGCAGATGACTTTGCTGATTTATCTGCTCATATGAATATGGGCAAAATTTTTGAGCAGCATGAGTATATTAAGTGGAACTCGTTACGAAAAATGGATGATTCTCGCTTTATTGGCTTAACTATGCCCAACATCCTAATGCGTTCCCCTTATCTTATCGATGGTAGCCGCTGCGAAGGTTTTAAGTTTAAAGAATCGATTAAAAATCCCAAAAAAGACCATTTATGGGGTAATGCTGCTTATGCCTTCGGTGGTGTATTAATCCGCGCATTTAGCGAATCAGGTTGGTT
The Shewanella vesiculosa DNA segment above includes these coding regions:
- the tagF gene encoding type VI secretion system-associated protein TagF — its product is MSCEPLTSVGYCGKVPSKGDFIQQNLNVDFLKNWNDWLQAVIAVSKEQTEHNWLDYYLTSPIWHFSLSAGVCCDQAVVGTVIPSIDHVGRHYPFTLAGLHNQSALRGWQENQWVDVFEKHILQVLEDETVLEHWLETITKEPLSVAANNDRFVENESLDRNKKAWVFQGDNSPDVLLLLDQQYRKRFDCYSIWWTEGSDEVGPCTIITEGLPQISQFISMLNGQWGQRGWNTAELIKDQTSCT
- a CDS encoding PP2C family serine/threonine-protein phosphatase, giving the protein MHLSHALTHRGTVREINEDAYLELPHLGVWVVADGMGGHAAGDVASQLVIDGIQQAVEHLEAETITLEVLKKSLIDSNRILQRMSEHDFDGKVAGTTVVVLWLYQDKYHLLWVGDSRIYLMRDQQMKQMTKDHSQVNDMIDEGLLSPEEAETHPLANVITRAVGVDTQLDIDYRTDKVKDGDVFLLCSDGLNKELNDIEIERTIKSGNIIDSGLALLHASLVRNARDNVTCILVKNSHKNINIIDDSDKTIPIFSHI
- the tssA gene encoding type VI secretion system protein TssA, whose amino-acid sequence is MSKLKNLTIDELILPITIDAESGVDPREDISPTSTYYLLKDVRNIARSKERKALTDEEDVLSVSVEWRPIFEQVPNILKQQSKDIEYVAWFIEAACRLHGFKGLYFGFTLAAELIERYWDTLYPTPEPNDLAERIAPLIGLNGIESEGSLIHPIRTIPITDGGIVYSTWQYEQALDTSRLDKDKQEKRFDSGSVSLEDVEQSIKETSDSFFIELDRDVQNAMSAFSRLSASMDDAMSGDPQPTSYIRKALEACALQISSITAPIIAKNKANLAQEQQIDEQQDGDTTAHHSTPSGVEGQLNSRAQAISHLETIADFFRRTEPHSPMSYAIEQVIRWSDLSLPELLQELIQDGEARNGFFKLSGIKTEE
- the tssB gene encoding type VI secretion system contractile sheath small subunit, whose amino-acid sequence is MSVHDKLKRVRKPRVHITYDVETEGAVVKKELPFVIGVTGDFAGHNTADLKPLKDRRFVQIDRDNFNDVLKRMSPKLNILVPNTLAGDDSEMNVALEFNSIEDFEPAAIVNQVEPLRKLMETRNKLRDLMTKVDRSENLENILEEVLNNTTSLDKLAGELNLKGAE
- the tssC gene encoding type VI secretion system contractile sheath large subunit; translated protein: MSMEAASLDAVSEEQAQSVSILEQAIVATKQTDSSRAEELIRSLTEEALKGTVQWDKNLTVTFNKAINRLDDVISKQLASIMHNEELQKLEGSWRGLHHTVKNSETNETLKIRVMSLSKKELHKDLSKAVEFDQSQMFKKIYESEFGTPGGEPYGCLVGDYEFTNHPEDVESLSLMSNVAAAGFCPFISAAGSSLFGFDEWTELSKPRDLEKVFESLEYTQWRSFRDSDDSRFVTLTMPRVLARLPYGSATKPVEEFCYEEFEIDSESGRSKVADHNDYCWMNAAYVMATNMGQAFSKYGFCTAIRGAEGGGKVEGLPAHVFTSDDGDPDLKCPTEIGITDRREAELSKLGFLPLCHYKHTDYAVFFGSQSCQKPKIMTSHDATANAAISARLPYLMATSRFAHYLKVMARDKIGSFMEAEDVESWLNRWILSFVNASEGGGQDIRAKYPLADAKVVVKEIPGQPGSYNAVAWLRPWLQMEELTASLRLVAKIPKVG
- the tssC gene encoding type VI secretion system contractile sheath large subunit gives rise to the protein MLWLENSSHSLTQFDKTSVLPFLLKAIDRIDRQLEQQLNAIIHHNAFQALEASWRGVLYLVQQQDLHDKDQKVKVKMLDCCWTTLSKDINRAIEFDQSDFFKLIYNNEYDMSGGEPFGTLIGDYQITHKNRPGVSTNDIDILKEISRTAAAAFAPFITSASPSLFGADDFADLSAHMNMGKIFEQHEYIKWNSLRKMDDSRFIGLTMPNILMRSPYLIDGSRCEGFKFKESIKNPKKDHLWGNAAYAFGGVLIRAFSESGWFGHIRGLEPGARKKGLVCDLAVSQYEPDLYRKRKKPSVDLLISDRAEKSISDQGFIPLSPVSGCEHLVFYSNASVQKPPKYEQLEDNINAKLSSMLQYILCVSRFAHYIKVLGREKIGSLHSAEACQRELQLWLHKYTTASDVSSDDVRSKYPLRSAQVQVKEMRGKPGHFYSIIQLQPHFQLDQMVSSIKLVTELTSRN